In the genome of Vicia villosa cultivar HV-30 ecotype Madison, WI linkage group LG7, Vvil1.0, whole genome shotgun sequence, one region contains:
- the LOC131615851 gene encoding GDSL esterase/lipase At4g10955-like, whose translation MFMANRVAPNPPAPHPDAFHVSGPRNITTLNWRDLITSSWKDPKYKRTVISCFIQAVYLLELDRQEKRTQDNALAPNWWIPFKYKLAKTLVDERDGSIFGAILEWDRPAALADLVLVRPNGAPRAVLVLRGTLLKSPTMRRDIEDDLRFVAWESLRGSVRFKVALEALKSICDMYGSSNVCIAGHSLGAGFALQVGKQLAKQGIYVEAHLFNPPSVSLAMSLKNLGEKAGYAWSRVKSIIPYGREAQVSNDVEKTTVVEPKSWMSRLYGSGLKDPSAVVGMAKWIPHLYVNNSDYICCYYNDPSGTAEKVVDKESVGGQITAKLFVVAKEKQKFLEAHGLEQWWSSDAELQQVIHNSKLISRQLSSLYTYTPSQAVTRVMPQ comes from the exons ATGTTCATGGCAAATCGTGTGGCTCCTAATCCTCCTGCACCTCACCCAGATGCTTTTCATGTGTCTGGTCCTCGGAACATCACTACCCTTAACTGGAGAGACCTTATAACTTCCAGTTG GAAGGATCCAAAGTACAAAAGAACGGTCATTTCCTGCTTCATACAAGCAGTTTACTTGCTCGAACTGGATAGACAGGAAAAAAGAACACAAGACAATGCCCTAGCTCCAAATTGGTGGATTCCCTTCAAGTACAAGCTCGCAAAAACATTAGTTGACGAAAGAGATGGGTCCATTTTCGGTGCAATACTTGAATGGGATCGACCCGCAGCATTAGCTGACTTAGTACTAGTAAGACCAAACGGTGCCCCTAGAGCTGTTTTAGTACTTAGAGGAACATTACTCAAAAGTCCTACAATGCGGAGAGACATTGAAGACGATCTCCGTTTTGTTGCATGGGAAAGCTTAAGAGGGTCTGTCAGATTTAAAGTGGCATTAGAGGCTCTAAAATCAATTTGCGATATGTACGGAAGTAGTAATGTGTGTATTGCAGGACATTCTTTAGGCGCTGGTTTTGCTCTTCAAGTAGGAAAACAATTAGCGAAACAAGGAATCTATGTGGAGGCGCATTTGTTTAATCCACCTTCTGTTTCACTAGCCATGAGTCTCAAAAATCTTGGAGAGAAGGCCGGATATGCATGGAGTAGAGTTAAATCTATAATTCCTTATGGAAGGGAAGCTCAAGTTAGCAACGATGTGGAAAAGACCACAGTTGTCGAACCGAAAAGTTGGATGTCTCGATTATATGGTTCTGGTTTGAAGGATCCTAGCGCTGTTGTTGGCATGGCAAAATGGATTCCTCATTTGTATGTTAACAATAGTGACTACATATGTTGCTATTACAACGATCCTAGTGGCACAGCAGAGAAAGTTGTTGATAAGGAGAGTGTTGGTGGACAAATTACAGCGAAATTGTTTGTTGTGGCAAAAGAAAAACAGAAATTTCTTGAGGCTCATGGTTTGGAACAATGGTGGTCAAGTGATGCAGAACTTCAACAGGTTATTCATAACAGCAAACTCATAAGTAGACAACTTTCATCTTTATACACTTACACTCCTTCCCAGGCAGTAACAAGGGTTATGCCACAATAA